A single region of the Syngnathoides biaculeatus isolate LvHL_M chromosome 17, ASM1980259v1, whole genome shotgun sequence genome encodes:
- the thbs4b gene encoding thrombospondin-4-B isoform X1, with amino-acid sequence MVELKTMLNKDQEGLHELKLVVGDTFENVASLQDCHFQQRDSVQTLGVNTKQLSNQMMELTKVINELKDILIQQVKETSFLTNTISECQACGLGGTEAVKPRCGPGVCFRDGACRETAVGVECGPCPDGYTGDGFNCDDVDECQFKPCFPGVKCVNTAPGFRCDACPLGYTGLPIEGVGELFAQTNKQVCDDIDECKGPDNGGCAANSVCHNSEGSYRCGGCKTGFTGDQVKGCEPEISCANSLTNPCDVNAQCVAKRDGSVSCQCGIGWAGNGFLCGKDTDIDGYPDEKLKCKDPTCKKDNCVYVPNSGQEDADRDGRGDACDEDADGDGIPNEQDNCWLKPNVDQRNSDKDTHGDACDNCRLVENPDQRDTDGDGKGDACDDDMDGDGLKNFLDNCQHVKNPDQVDRDGDGVGDACDSCPDIPNPNQSDIDNDLVGDSCDTNQDSDGDGHQDTKDNCPFVINSSQLDTDKDGLGDECDDDDDNDGIPDVIAPGPDNCRLVPNPDQTDDNNDGVGDICESDFDQDKIVDQIDNCPENAEVTLTDFRAFQTVVLDPEGDAQIDPNWVVLNQGMEIVQTMNSDPGLAVGYTAFSGVDFEGTFHVNTVTDDDYAGFIFGYQDSSSFYVVMWKQTEQTYWQATPFRAVAEPGIQLKAVKSRSGPGEHLRNSLWHTGDTQDQVRLLWKDPRNVGWKDKVSYRWYLQHRPQVGYIRARFYEGSELVADSGVTIDTTMRGGRLGVFCFSQENIIWSNLRYRCNDTIPEDFQEFRAQHGVDSL; translated from the exons GCGTCAACACCAAGCAGCTGTCCAATCAGATGATGGAGTTGACCAAAGTGATCAACGAGCTGAAAGACATCCTCATCCAGCAG GTGAAAGAAACCTCCTTCCTCACCAACACCATCTCCGAGTGTCAGGCCTGCG GCCTGGGCGGCACCGAAGCGGTGAAGCCGAGGTGCGGCCCGGGCGTGTGTTTCCGCGACGGCGCCTGCCGGGAGACGGCGGTCGGCGTGGAGTGCGGGCCTTGCCCCGACGGCTACACCGGAGACGGCTTCAACTGCGACGACGTGGACGAG TGCCAGTTCAAGCCTTGCTTCCCCGGGGTCAAGTGCGTGAACACGGCGCCGGGCTTCCGCTGCGACGCCTGCCCGCTGGGCTACACCGGCCTGCCAATAGAGGGCGTAGGAGAGCTGTTCGCCCAGACCAACAAACAG GTGTGCGACGACATCGACGAATGCAAAGGACCCGACAACGGCGGCTGCGCGGCCAATTCCGTCTGCCACAACTCAGAG GGCTCCTACCGCTGCGGCGGCTGCAAGACGGGCTTCACGGGCGACCAGGTGAAAGGCTGCGAGCCCGAGATCAGCTGCGCCAACAGCCTGACCAACCCCTGCGACGTCAACGCGCAGTGCGTGGCCAAGAGGGACGGATCCGTCTCCTGCCAG TGTGGAATCGGCTGGGCCGGAAACGGATTCCTGTGCGGAAAGGACACCGACATCGACGGCTATCCCGACGAGAAGCTCAAGTGTAAGGACCCCACATGTAAAAAG GACAACTGCGTCTACGTTCCAAACTCCGGCCAAGAGGACGCCGACCGAGACGGCCGGGGAGACGCCTGCGACGAGGATGCGGACGGCGACGGCATTCCCAACGAGCAG GACAACTGCTGGTTGAAGCCCAACGTGGACCAGAGAAACAGCGACAAGGACACGCACGGCGACGCCTGCGACAACTGCCGTCTGGTGGAGAACCCGGACCAGAGAGACACGGACGGCGACGGCAAAGGAGACGCCTGCGACGACGACATGGACGGAGACG GCCTCAAGAACTTCCTGGACAACTGCCAGCACGTGAAGAACCCGGACCAGGTGGACCGCGACGGCGACGGCGTGGGCGACGCGTGCGACAGCTGCCCTGACATCCCGAACCCCAACCAG TCCGACATCGACAACGACCTGGTGGGCGACTCGTGCGACACGAACCAGGACAG CGACGGCGACGGCCACCAGGACACGAAGGACAACTGCCCCTTCGTGATCAACAGCTCGCAGCTGGACACCGACAAAGACGGCCTGGGCGACGagtgcgacgacgacgacgacaacgacGGCATCCCGGACGTCATCGCGCCCGGACCGGACAACTGCAGGCTGGTTCCCAACCCGGACCAGACTGACGACAACA ACGACGGCGTGGGCGACATTTGCGAGTCCGACTTCGACCAGGACAAAATTGTGGACCAGATCGACAACTGCCCCGAAAACGCGGAGGTGACGCTGACGGACTTCAGGGCCTTCCAGACGGTGGTGCTGGACCCGGAGGGTGACGCCCAGATAGACCCCAACTGGGTGGTCCTCAACCAG GGAATGGAAATCGTCCAGACCATGAACAGCgatccgggtctggctgtgg GTTACACGGCCTTCAGCGGCGTCGACTTCGAGGGGACCTTCCACGTCAACACGGTGACGGACGATGACTACGCCGGCTTCATCTTCGGCTACCAGGACTCGTCGTCCTTCTACGTGGTCATGTGGAAGCAGACGGAGCAGACGTACTGGCAGGCCACGCCGTTCCGAGCCGTGGCCGAGCCCGGCATACAGCTCAAG GCAGTCAAATCCCGATCTGGACCCGGGGAGCATCTGAGGAACTCCTTGTGGCACACCGGGGACACCCAAGACCAGGTGCGCCTCCTGTGGAAGGACCCCCGCAACGTGGGCTGGAAGGATAAAGTGTCCTACCGCTGGTACCTGCAGCACCGCCCGCAGGTCGGATACATCAG GGCTCGCTTCTACGAGGGATCCGAGCTGGTGGCCGACTCGGGCGTGACCATCGACACGACCATGAGGGGGGGCAGACTCGGCGTCTTCTGCTTCTCGCAGGAAAACATCATCTGGTCCAACTTGAGATACCGCTGCAACG ACACCATCCCAGAGGACTTCCAAGAGTTCCGCGCTCAACACGGCGTCGATTCCCTCTAA
- the thbs4b gene encoding thrombospondin-4-B isoform X2 — protein sequence MMELTKVINELKDILIQQVKETSFLTNTISECQACGLGGTEAVKPRCGPGVCFRDGACRETAVGVECGPCPDGYTGDGFNCDDVDECQFKPCFPGVKCVNTAPGFRCDACPLGYTGLPIEGVGELFAQTNKQVCDDIDECKGPDNGGCAANSVCHNSEGSYRCGGCKTGFTGDQVKGCEPEISCANSLTNPCDVNAQCVAKRDGSVSCQCGIGWAGNGFLCGKDTDIDGYPDEKLKCKDPTCKKDNCVYVPNSGQEDADRDGRGDACDEDADGDGIPNEQDNCWLKPNVDQRNSDKDTHGDACDNCRLVENPDQRDTDGDGKGDACDDDMDGDGLKNFLDNCQHVKNPDQVDRDGDGVGDACDSCPDIPNPNQSDIDNDLVGDSCDTNQDSDGDGHQDTKDNCPFVINSSQLDTDKDGLGDECDDDDDNDGIPDVIAPGPDNCRLVPNPDQTDDNNDGVGDICESDFDQDKIVDQIDNCPENAEVTLTDFRAFQTVVLDPEGDAQIDPNWVVLNQGMEIVQTMNSDPGLAVGYTAFSGVDFEGTFHVNTVTDDDYAGFIFGYQDSSSFYVVMWKQTEQTYWQATPFRAVAEPGIQLKAVKSRSGPGEHLRNSLWHTGDTQDQVRLLWKDPRNVGWKDKVSYRWYLQHRPQVGYIRARFYEGSELVADSGVTIDTTMRGGRLGVFCFSQENIIWSNLRYRCNDTIPEDFQEFRAQHGVDSL from the exons ATGATGGAGTTGACCAAAGTGATCAACGAGCTGAAAGACATCCTCATCCAGCAG GTGAAAGAAACCTCCTTCCTCACCAACACCATCTCCGAGTGTCAGGCCTGCG GCCTGGGCGGCACCGAAGCGGTGAAGCCGAGGTGCGGCCCGGGCGTGTGTTTCCGCGACGGCGCCTGCCGGGAGACGGCGGTCGGCGTGGAGTGCGGGCCTTGCCCCGACGGCTACACCGGAGACGGCTTCAACTGCGACGACGTGGACGAG TGCCAGTTCAAGCCTTGCTTCCCCGGGGTCAAGTGCGTGAACACGGCGCCGGGCTTCCGCTGCGACGCCTGCCCGCTGGGCTACACCGGCCTGCCAATAGAGGGCGTAGGAGAGCTGTTCGCCCAGACCAACAAACAG GTGTGCGACGACATCGACGAATGCAAAGGACCCGACAACGGCGGCTGCGCGGCCAATTCCGTCTGCCACAACTCAGAG GGCTCCTACCGCTGCGGCGGCTGCAAGACGGGCTTCACGGGCGACCAGGTGAAAGGCTGCGAGCCCGAGATCAGCTGCGCCAACAGCCTGACCAACCCCTGCGACGTCAACGCGCAGTGCGTGGCCAAGAGGGACGGATCCGTCTCCTGCCAG TGTGGAATCGGCTGGGCCGGAAACGGATTCCTGTGCGGAAAGGACACCGACATCGACGGCTATCCCGACGAGAAGCTCAAGTGTAAGGACCCCACATGTAAAAAG GACAACTGCGTCTACGTTCCAAACTCCGGCCAAGAGGACGCCGACCGAGACGGCCGGGGAGACGCCTGCGACGAGGATGCGGACGGCGACGGCATTCCCAACGAGCAG GACAACTGCTGGTTGAAGCCCAACGTGGACCAGAGAAACAGCGACAAGGACACGCACGGCGACGCCTGCGACAACTGCCGTCTGGTGGAGAACCCGGACCAGAGAGACACGGACGGCGACGGCAAAGGAGACGCCTGCGACGACGACATGGACGGAGACG GCCTCAAGAACTTCCTGGACAACTGCCAGCACGTGAAGAACCCGGACCAGGTGGACCGCGACGGCGACGGCGTGGGCGACGCGTGCGACAGCTGCCCTGACATCCCGAACCCCAACCAG TCCGACATCGACAACGACCTGGTGGGCGACTCGTGCGACACGAACCAGGACAG CGACGGCGACGGCCACCAGGACACGAAGGACAACTGCCCCTTCGTGATCAACAGCTCGCAGCTGGACACCGACAAAGACGGCCTGGGCGACGagtgcgacgacgacgacgacaacgacGGCATCCCGGACGTCATCGCGCCCGGACCGGACAACTGCAGGCTGGTTCCCAACCCGGACCAGACTGACGACAACA ACGACGGCGTGGGCGACATTTGCGAGTCCGACTTCGACCAGGACAAAATTGTGGACCAGATCGACAACTGCCCCGAAAACGCGGAGGTGACGCTGACGGACTTCAGGGCCTTCCAGACGGTGGTGCTGGACCCGGAGGGTGACGCCCAGATAGACCCCAACTGGGTGGTCCTCAACCAG GGAATGGAAATCGTCCAGACCATGAACAGCgatccgggtctggctgtgg GTTACACGGCCTTCAGCGGCGTCGACTTCGAGGGGACCTTCCACGTCAACACGGTGACGGACGATGACTACGCCGGCTTCATCTTCGGCTACCAGGACTCGTCGTCCTTCTACGTGGTCATGTGGAAGCAGACGGAGCAGACGTACTGGCAGGCCACGCCGTTCCGAGCCGTGGCCGAGCCCGGCATACAGCTCAAG GCAGTCAAATCCCGATCTGGACCCGGGGAGCATCTGAGGAACTCCTTGTGGCACACCGGGGACACCCAAGACCAGGTGCGCCTCCTGTGGAAGGACCCCCGCAACGTGGGCTGGAAGGATAAAGTGTCCTACCGCTGGTACCTGCAGCACCGCCCGCAGGTCGGATACATCAG GGCTCGCTTCTACGAGGGATCCGAGCTGGTGGCCGACTCGGGCGTGACCATCGACACGACCATGAGGGGGGGCAGACTCGGCGTCTTCTGCTTCTCGCAGGAAAACATCATCTGGTCCAACTTGAGATACCGCTGCAACG ACACCATCCCAGAGGACTTCCAAGAGTTCCGCGCTCAACACGGCGTCGATTCCCTCTAA